The sequence AATTTCACGTTGCTGTTTGTTGTTATTGCTGCGTTGTAATTAGTTTTTGCAGCAAGCAATATGTGTAACATGCACACAAtgatgtaaagtgttaccataaacGTATTTATGTCTAATGAAGATCTGTCTGAGAAATTATAGCGGAGGGAAGGTTTCAAAAGAGCATTGAGGAATCAATGAGTGGCTCTAACGTGTAATGATGAGGTACAGGTCGCTGATTGGACAGACGCGCGCGCATGTAACCAATGAGAGGGGAGATGGGGAACACGAGGAATGTGTTATAATAAAGGAGAAAATATGACGTCAATGTAGGAAGTCATTGTAGAGCAACACTACAACGATTAGTGGCAAAAGGGAGCGTGATGTCGAGGAGTTAGAGCATCCCAATCTCTCCACACCTCAACTTTGAAAGAAAGTTCAGTAACCATAACAAAAGGACGTGGACTACACAGATCCACTTGCTTTCCTCATTTCACCTTGAATGTAACAACATCTTGGAGCGCAGGCTATACTTCTCCTTTTCTTTGCTTTATTGCAAGGATTATTTCATTTGCGCgtaagaaatgtttattttgcaCTTTTCCGGGGCTTTTTTACTGCGTTAACCTTTGAGTTCTGTTCGTTGTTTCGCTGATTCCGTTTAAGTGTTTTCAGTTCTTCTTTCGTTTAAAACATTGTACAGGAAAGTTGTTATGAAGACGACTTAAGTGCTCATCCTTTTCTTATACTATGGAAGGATCCAGTGGGTCTAGTTTCGGAATAGACACTATTTTGTCCACAACCAATTCTGGCAGCTCAGTACTGATGAACGGAGATTTTCGACTCGGTGACAGTAACAGAACAGCGGATTTCAGGAGTCAGGCGACCCCATCACCATGCTCGGAGATAGACACTGTGGGAACAGCCCCCTCATCCCCGATCTCAGTCACGATGGAGCATCCCGAACCGCATCTGGTCCAAGACAGCCTTCagcatcaccatcaccatcatcatcacaatCCGGCTCAGAGTTTGCAGCTTTCACCCCAGCCTCATCCGCTCGGTCAGGCTGGCTGTGCCCCCAGGACTGCCACCTCCTCCTTTCTAATCAAAGACATTTTGGGCGACAGTAAACCGCTTGCAGCGTGCGCTCCTTACAGCACCAGTGTACCATCTCCACACCACAGCCCAAAAACAGATAGCGGAACCGCCCCGGACGGTATCAGGCCCAAACTAGAGCAAGATGAAAACAGAAGCAAACTGGACAAAAGAGATGACATTCAGAGTGATTTGAAATGCAACGGTAAGAGTGCGTTTTACATGCAAAATTACATAAATCGATAAAGAAACATAGGGTAACCCTTTAGATCATATTATCTGTTTGGCATTTATTACTACTTGTTTATATAACTGATTTAATTAACAATAGCCAATGTgagatttagaaaaaaataaaaaataaatcgcCAAACAATCacatacaaatattattattacgcTGTAGGCTACTTATTTATTTAGACAGTAGCCTGATATGAATATTGCATCGTACCACGACACAAAATACatgaataatgataataaacactgatgaaataaaaaatgtcttatATGTTGTTTAATATTGCACATCTAAGCATATGCGTTTAGCAAATCTAAGCATATGAGTTTAAAGAATGGTCTTCTTCATTGTAAAATTAAAAGTGCAAATAATTATTGAATTCTTCGGAACTAATTGGTCATGCGTATTAGTATATGAAATAAGCAATCAAATCAAAACGTAGTTTTGGGAAAAATAGTAAAGATTGCTTAACTGGGATGTAACAAACTTTGTGAATCCACCACTGGAATATTACAATAATTCAGTGGTACGAAATACCGATACCATTTCCACGTTTTGTTatcactattattattattattattattattattattattattattattattattattattattgtccaCATTAAAGCCAAATTTAAGGCTTTGTTTATTTGCCTGTATTTTCATTAAGAACCAGTATTACAATACAATAACAATATTGGTAGGCTGTCACTGAGGTTATTCTCTGATATTAGCATAACAGATGTAAAGGCTGGTGAATTTTGCCCGGTGTGGGATCCTCCCTAGTGAGTCAATTAGAGAGATTATTGTTCTTCCTTGAGGGGGGATCACGGAGCCCAGCAAAAACTGCTACAAATAGAGATAGATTGACATATCGATCCTGCTCGTTTTGTTGTAATATTTCCGTCTACACGCGAGGATCTAATTTATCTGGGAAACAaataagtatattttttatatagccTACCTGGTATTGAATTTTTCTGAAGATCCTGATACTCATAATATCAAGACGAAATAATCGAACCTAACCAGGTTGCATTTAAATTCGAGGCCTACAGCAACCGCAAGtttctaaaataaacattttaaaaagtaattagcCTACAAAATTATGAGActgttttcttatttttaagTAAACTCATACAATGACTATATCCATTAGCCTATATAACTACgctttttaaaatgcattttcatCAACTTTCAATCTACTTTTTTAGGAACAAAAGAAGAGGGCGATCGGGAAATTTCTAGTTCCAGAGACAGTCCGCCCGTCCGCTCTAAAAAACCTCGCAAAGCGCGGACGGCCTTCTCCGACCATCAACTTAACCAGCTGGAGCGCAGTTTCGAGAGACAGAAATACCTCAGTGTACAGGACCGAATGGACCTGGCAGCAGCCCTAAatctcacagacacacaagtCAAGACTTGGTATCAAAACCGACGGTAAGTTTCCACAtaacattcataataataataataataataataataataataataataataataataataataaaagtttaAACAGCACAACATTTTGATTGTgcaagattattattattattatatatatagcctatatatagggcctatatatatatacatatatatatatatatatatatatatatatatatatatatatatatatatatatatatatatatatatatatatatatatatatatatatatatatatatatattacataggctatttttgcatttatttctGGATCTATAGAATATTTGCAGATTTGAGATTTTATTAGTTGGCAATCATGTATTGAAGTTGTTTTTATTAGCTAttattattagcctattattattattattattattattattattattattattattattattattattattattaagcttGAATGAACGGCGCAACAATATGCTATATGTAAATCAATTTATTTTAGCATGCTTGTCTGCATATAGGCCTATTTGACATTTGTTTgtcatattaaattattttaaatcattCGATAGAAATTAGCTTATCATAAATAATGCTATAGCTTATACTTAGGCCTACTTTAAGCAAggcctaaaatatttttttagattttctcttttaaatcatttttattttttaaccaatcgtcatattttttatgataGCGATTATATTTAGCCTACTGTAAGTTTGTCATTCTGTACATAGTCTTGGCAATTACGTTGATCGGAAATTTGGCAACATATAATCGTAAATATGACGggggaaaaataaattgtttttaCTCACAAAACAATTAACACGTTTATCGTTTTTATTATAGCCTACATATTTGACGTGGGCTATTTTGAAAACATGTTTGGGTAatttaatatgcatttaaatgaaGTTAAGCCTTTTTTATGCCAGAATCAAACATGCCCGCGTCGAATAATCTGGCCCACAAGGAGCCATGTGGAGAATTTAATAATTGATTTCTTGTATTTTGATCTCATTGCAGGACGAAATGGAAGAGGCAGACGGCTGTCGGATTAGAACTGCTGGCTGAAGCTGGAAATTATTCGGCTTTACAGAGAATGTTCCCATCCCCGTATTTCTACCATCCGAGTTTATTAGGCACCGTGGACAGCACGACAGCGGCCGCAGCCGCTGCTGCCATGTACAGCAGTATGTACCGGACTCCGTCCACACCGCATCCATCACTCCAGAGACCGCTCGTCCCCAGAGTGCTCATTCACGGCCTGGGGCCCGGGGGACAACCGGCACTAAACCCAATAGCAAACCCAATACCGGGTACACAGCATCCTCGGTAAAACGAAAAGACACTGAGAGACAAATGTATCACAAGTGATGTGACAGACTGCGCTGAACTTTCACAAGACGCTTTTTTTCATCCAGAAAACACCGAGAGACGATTTTATCGAAGAAAAAgatgtattatttaatatggACCATTTCTGACTTTAGGCCAAACTAAACCAGACGAGCCTGTGACCGTGACAGTAAAATGACTGTTCATTGTCAGATTgtttgttttgtcttttttttggtACAAATACACTTATACTAGTACATACGCTTATAAAGTTTATTAGATTTAAAGAAAAGGTGAAATAAAga is a genomic window of Pseudorasbora parva isolate DD20220531a chromosome 12, ASM2467924v1, whole genome shotgun sequence containing:
- the barhl2 gene encoding barH-like 2 homeobox protein produces the protein MEGSSGSSFGIDTILSTTNSGSSVLMNGDFRLGDSNRTADFRSQATPSPCSEIDTVGTAPSSPISVTMEHPEPHLVQDSLQHHHHHHHHNPAQSLQLSPQPHPLGQAGCAPRTATSSFLIKDILGDSKPLAACAPYSTSVPSPHHSPKTDSGTAPDGIRPKLEQDENRSKLDKRDDIQSDLKCNGTKEEGDREISSSRDSPPVRSKKPRKARTAFSDHQLNQLERSFERQKYLSVQDRMDLAAALNLTDTQVKTWYQNRRTKWKRQTAVGLELLAEAGNYSALQRMFPSPYFYHPSLLGTVDSTTAAAAAAAMYSSMYRTPSTPHPSLQRPLVPRVLIHGLGPGGQPALNPIANPIPGTQHPR